One part of the Mariniblastus fucicola genome encodes these proteins:
- a CDS encoding Gfo/Idh/MocA family protein: MKLRIGLVGLGDQWESRHATALRALSDRFEVVAVCCEVYVKAEKVAKQFDAVAIPGFRTLIQREDIDAILYLSPQWYGSLPILEACENGKAVYSSAALDVTPGQALDLRTRIEASGIAYMAELPRRHSPATIRLKELIATRLGKPHLLFCHQRMPAESQADWRRRGPHCPLVWRNLMELVDWCRYLVADEPVSVKSSIHDRHDSQKDIFYQMVNLEFPKSDGLETKPMAQLSIGHYIPGRWADALSYRRPPSIQVCCEKGMAFIDLPSNLVWFDDAGQHNESLESERPVGEQMLDRFYRAVTSFLRRTTDPDDAYRAMQIVVKAHLSAETGNRELIQW, from the coding sequence ATGAAACTTCGCATCGGACTGGTCGGCCTTGGCGATCAATGGGAGTCGCGGCACGCTACCGCGCTTCGCGCACTTTCGGATCGCTTCGAAGTGGTTGCCGTTTGTTGCGAAGTCTATGTGAAAGCCGAGAAAGTCGCAAAGCAGTTTGATGCGGTCGCAATCCCGGGATTCCGAACGCTGATTCAGCGAGAAGACATCGACGCGATCCTGTACCTCTCGCCGCAGTGGTACGGGTCGCTGCCGATCCTCGAAGCGTGCGAAAATGGCAAAGCGGTATACAGTTCGGCGGCTCTCGACGTGACACCCGGCCAGGCGCTCGATCTGCGGACTCGGATCGAAGCGTCCGGAATCGCATACATGGCGGAACTTCCGCGACGACATTCTCCGGCTACGATTCGACTGAAAGAGCTGATCGCAACGCGGTTGGGCAAGCCACATCTACTTTTCTGTCACCAGCGAATGCCGGCCGAAAGTCAGGCGGATTGGCGCCGCCGCGGACCTCACTGCCCGCTTGTCTGGCGTAACTTGATGGAGCTGGTGGATTGGTGTCGATATTTGGTTGCCGACGAACCGGTGTCGGTAAAAAGCTCGATTCATGATCGACATGATTCACAGAAAGACATTTTCTACCAGATGGTGAATCTGGAGTTTCCGAAGTCGGATGGACTGGAAACCAAGCCAATGGCTCAGTTGAGTATCGGTCACTACATTCCAGGTCGCTGGGCCGACGCACTTTCATATCGCCGCCCGCCTTCAATTCAGGTCTGCTGTGAAAAAGGGATGGCATTCATTGACTTGCCTTCGAATCTGGTTTGGTTCGACGACGCTGGCCAACATAACGAATCTCTTGAATCAGAACGTCCGGTCGGCGAACAAATGCTGGACCGATTCTATCGTGCCGTAACCAGTTTCCTCCGCCGGACAACCGATCCGGATGACGCGTATCGGGCGATGCAGATCGTCGTGAAAGCACATCTGAGTGCCGAAACCGGGAACCGCGAATTGATTCAGTGGTAG
- a CDS encoding LITAF-like zinc ribbon domain-containing protein, translated as MAKIRFSCPRCQAVMQTSEDKLGFDIACPQCSHQFTLVGQDVPTKPPASGTVPQLNTDRPGSLAEETRHWVNQPAASDANVAKTPPSSSSMVDNIPAGIAIPPIYQGTVSNAFSCPYCQTRQPPIWKSEVSTAGWIACVVLGCTTCIFFWVGLLIRDKYTVCSSCKMRLPRNFV; from the coding sequence ATGGCGAAAATCCGATTTTCGTGTCCTCGATGCCAAGCGGTGATGCAAACCAGCGAGGACAAGCTCGGGTTTGACATTGCGTGTCCTCAGTGCAGCCATCAATTCACTCTGGTTGGTCAGGATGTTCCAACAAAGCCACCGGCATCCGGGACTGTTCCCCAGCTGAATACCGATCGTCCCGGCAGTCTCGCAGAAGAGACTCGGCATTGGGTAAATCAACCTGCGGCCTCTGACGCCAACGTCGCCAAGACGCCTCCTTCGTCTTCGTCGATGGTGGACAACATTCCGGCCGGAATAGCGATTCCACCGATTTACCAGGGAACGGTAAGCAATGCTTTTTCCTGCCCGTATTGCCAGACTCGCCAGCCACCGATCTGGAAGTCCGAGGTGTCGACCGCTGGGTGGATCGCATGTGTCGTGCTCGGCTGCACCACATGCATTTTCTTCTGGGTTGGGCTGCTGATTCGTGACAAGTACACCGTCTGCTCTTCATGTAAAATGCGATTGCCTAGAAACTTTGTTTAG
- the rimO gene encoding 30S ribosomal protein S12 methylthiotransferase RimO, which yields MSTDFQSIPASKDIKGSYSFISLGCAKNTVDSERMMGLLKLDGYELVADPVGSDFVIVNTCGFIENARTESFAAIDEMLELKREGKTKGVIVSGCLAERQKEQLLEDRPDIDSLVGVFGREEITEIADRLVGDLAEQRIVFQPAPIRALPDMDRLQITPKHFAYLKISEGCDRLCTFCAIPKMRGKHATKPMENVIAEAEQLAAKGVRELIVVAQDTTYYGMDLYGEPRLAELLEKLNAVEGLDWIRLMYFYPMYIDEKLLKTIAACEKIVPYIDMPLQHADDVMLKRMSRRVNQEQMNQQIDLMRKLLPDLVLRTTFITGFPGETEEQFQTLIDFVKRHRFERMGVFTYSFEPDTPAARIEGHLEDEIKEDRRRRLMEVQQEIMFEYNQSQVGKTVDIILDQPVEGQPGVWIGRGSCDAPDVDGITFVTQTDHELKEGQIVECEIVASQGYDLIAAAVGVPKESKPVKRGLNILPSNQG from the coding sequence GTGTCCACCGACTTTCAATCCATCCCTGCATCGAAAGACATCAAGGGAAGCTACTCTTTCATCAGCCTTGGTTGTGCGAAGAATACTGTCGACAGCGAACGCATGATGGGGTTGTTGAAGCTTGACGGCTATGAGCTGGTTGCCGATCCGGTTGGCAGCGACTTCGTGATCGTCAACACATGTGGTTTCATTGAGAATGCTCGCACCGAGTCGTTTGCTGCGATCGATGAGATGCTGGAGCTAAAGCGTGAAGGCAAAACCAAAGGGGTGATTGTCTCCGGTTGTCTCGCCGAACGACAGAAAGAACAGCTGCTCGAAGACCGCCCCGATATTGACTCGTTGGTCGGCGTGTTCGGTCGCGAAGAGATTACGGAAATCGCTGATCGACTGGTCGGTGACCTTGCTGAACAGCGGATCGTTTTTCAACCTGCTCCGATTCGTGCACTTCCGGACATGGATCGTCTGCAGATCACGCCAAAGCATTTTGCCTATCTGAAGATTTCCGAAGGCTGTGATCGGCTGTGCACTTTTTGCGCGATTCCAAAGATGCGAGGAAAGCACGCGACCAAGCCGATGGAGAACGTGATTGCGGAAGCGGAGCAATTGGCTGCCAAGGGCGTTCGCGAGTTGATCGTTGTCGCGCAGGACACAACTTACTACGGTATGGACCTCTACGGCGAACCGCGGCTCGCTGAACTGCTCGAAAAACTGAACGCGGTTGAGGGGCTGGACTGGATTCGGCTGATGTACTTCTATCCGATGTACATCGATGAGAAACTGTTAAAGACGATTGCCGCCTGTGAGAAAATCGTGCCTTACATCGACATGCCTCTTCAGCACGCCGATGACGTGATGTTGAAGCGAATGTCGCGGCGCGTGAATCAGGAACAGATGAACCAGCAGATTGACTTGATGCGCAAACTGCTGCCAGACTTGGTGTTGCGAACTACATTTATCACTGGATTCCCGGGCGAAACGGAAGAGCAATTTCAAACGTTGATCGATTTCGTCAAACGGCACCGCTTTGAACGAATGGGCGTGTTCACCTATTCGTTTGAGCCCGACACACCGGCGGCCCGGATCGAAGGGCATCTCGAAGACGAAATCAAGGAAGACCGTCGTCGGCGATTGATGGAAGTTCAGCAAGAGATCATGTTCGAGTACAACCAGTCGCAAGTTGGAAAGACCGTGGACATCATTTTGGACCAACCGGTCGAAGGTCAGCCGGGTGTTTGGATTGGTCGCGGATCGTGCGATGCTCCGGACGTCGACGGCATCACGTTTGTGACTCAAACCGATCATGAGTTGAAGGAAGGCCAGATCGTCGAATGTGAAATCGTCGCTTCGCAAGGCTACGATTTGATCGCGGCGGCCGTTGGGGTGCCGAAAGAATCAAAGCCCGTCAAACGTGGGCTTAATATTCTTCCATCCAACCAGGGTTAA
- the trkA gene encoding Trk system potassium transporter TrkA has translation MNIVILGAGTVGSSIADQLCSSHHSVTVVDADPERVRTINEKYDVRAITGSASQSSVLFQAGMLGADLCLAVTGVDEVNIVAASMARKMGARRSVARVYGPVFRDLSTFDYQQHFGIDRLLSLEHLTAMELARCIRNPGSVVVEQFARGGLEVLELIIGQPGKATQVPIRQIEFPPNVRLGTIQRANRMWIASAEDQLEVGDRITVFSGPEHIAAIRTLFKIEKTMPKRVVIAGGGETGLHLARMLERESFKVMLIEKDKERCQVLAGMLESTSVVNDDATMREVLEEERVESADFFVASTGDDESNMMLSVGAKDVGAKKVLAVIGRPDYSRIIERIGIDIAVSERAAMSKQINAFLNDGNLLSRAKLPGGLISVLEVDVAEGAAGTLAPLAEVGLPDRCLVAAIIRQDAVYVPGAEDQVVAGDIAILIVEEDVIAAAVSFFS, from the coding sequence GTGAACATTGTCATTCTGGGAGCCGGAACGGTAGGCTCATCGATCGCAGACCAACTGTGTAGCTCGCACCATAGTGTTACTGTCGTCGACGCCGATCCCGAACGCGTTCGAACGATCAACGAAAAATACGACGTCCGCGCCATCACCGGTTCGGCATCACAGTCGAGCGTTTTGTTTCAAGCTGGCATGCTTGGTGCTGACCTTTGCCTTGCCGTGACCGGAGTCGACGAAGTCAACATCGTCGCTGCCAGCATGGCTCGAAAAATGGGAGCACGCCGTTCGGTTGCGAGGGTTTACGGTCCTGTCTTCCGCGATCTCAGTACTTTCGACTACCAACAACACTTCGGCATCGACCGTTTGTTGTCGTTGGAACATTTGACGGCGATGGAACTGGCTCGCTGTATTCGTAATCCCGGATCCGTTGTCGTTGAGCAGTTTGCCAGAGGCGGCCTGGAGGTGCTGGAGCTGATCATTGGCCAGCCGGGAAAGGCGACTCAGGTTCCCATCCGTCAGATCGAATTTCCTCCCAATGTTCGGCTGGGAACGATCCAGCGAGCCAACCGGATGTGGATTGCGTCGGCGGAGGATCAACTGGAAGTCGGCGATCGAATTACAGTTTTTTCCGGTCCGGAGCACATTGCTGCGATTCGCACGCTGTTCAAAATCGAAAAGACGATGCCGAAGCGTGTTGTCATTGCTGGCGGTGGTGAAACGGGTTTGCATTTGGCCCGTATGCTCGAACGGGAATCTTTCAAAGTAATGCTGATTGAAAAAGACAAAGAACGCTGTCAGGTTTTGGCGGGAATGCTGGAGAGTACTTCGGTCGTCAACGATGACGCGACGATGCGTGAAGTTCTCGAGGAAGAACGTGTCGAGTCGGCTGACTTTTTCGTCGCCAGCACGGGAGACGATGAGTCCAACATGATGCTAAGTGTGGGGGCAAAAGACGTCGGGGCGAAGAAAGTTCTGGCGGTGATCGGGCGGCCGGACTATTCCCGAATTATCGAGCGGATTGGGATCGACATAGCGGTCAGTGAACGGGCTGCGATGTCCAAGCAGATTAACGCTTTTCTCAATGACGGAAATTTACTGTCCAGAGCCAAGCTGCCTGGCGGTTTGATCAGCGTGCTGGAAGTCGATGTGGCAGAAGGAGCCGCCGGAACGCTGGCCCCGTTGGCGGAAGTCGGTTTGCCCGACCGATGTCTGGTGGCGGCCATTATTCGGCAGGATGCGGTCTATGTTCCCGGTGCCGAGGATCAGGTCGTTGCGGGTGACATTGCGATTCTGATCGTCGAAGAAGACGTCATCGCTGCCGCGGTTTCCTTCTTTTCGTAG
- a CDS encoding 2-isopropylmalate synthase — translation MSDARQIRIFDTTLRDGEQSPGCSMNLKEKLEVAQALIDLGVDIIEAGFPIASPGDFESVREIATSLGNRDVEICGLARSNDKDIDRAWEALKHSANPRIHVFLATSAIHREFKLKMSPEEIIDRAVAGVKRAKSYCDNIEFSPEDAARTEIDFLCQVVEKVIEAGATTVNIPDTVGYATPSHMHDVISSLVNRVPNIDQAVISVHCHDDLGMAVANSLAAVQAGAGQIECTINGIGERAGNTSLEEVVMAMRTRNDFYNCDTRVDSKRLVPASRLVSAVTGMHVQRNKAIVGRNAFAHEAGIHQDGMLKERSTYEIMRPEDVGFAATDLVLGKHSGRAALADRAKQLGFQLTGDQLQSIFGRFKKLADRKKEIFDGDIVALVQNEILAKTTEREWTLVTYTVELTYKSTPKITLTLKRGEEEKTVEVCDGSGVVDAAFLAVQQITGIDLDCKEFQIQSSTLGRDANGEVTIETEYEGEIYRGRAVSMDCVEASIKAILNATNRIIATSKAGA, via the coding sequence ATGAGTGACGCAAGGCAAATCCGGATCTTTGACACGACATTACGTGACGGCGAACAGTCTCCTGGCTGTAGCATGAATCTCAAAGAAAAACTGGAGGTGGCCCAAGCTCTCATCGATCTCGGGGTCGACATTATTGAGGCAGGATTTCCGATCGCTTCCCCTGGCGATTTTGAGTCCGTTCGCGAGATCGCAACTTCGCTCGGCAACCGAGACGTAGAAATTTGTGGCTTGGCCCGATCCAACGACAAGGATATCGACCGAGCCTGGGAAGCCCTGAAACATTCCGCCAATCCTCGGATTCATGTTTTTCTGGCCACCAGCGCGATTCACCGCGAGTTCAAGCTGAAGATGTCTCCGGAAGAGATCATTGACCGCGCGGTCGCGGGCGTGAAACGAGCCAAGAGCTATTGCGACAACATCGAGTTCTCTCCAGAAGACGCGGCCCGCACGGAGATCGACTTTCTGTGCCAGGTGGTCGAAAAGGTTATCGAAGCCGGTGCCACGACGGTCAATATTCCGGACACCGTTGGCTACGCGACGCCCAGCCATATGCATGACGTGATTTCGTCACTGGTGAATCGCGTTCCAAACATTGATCAAGCTGTGATTTCAGTCCACTGTCATGACGATCTCGGGATGGCTGTTGCGAACTCTTTGGCTGCTGTGCAAGCCGGAGCAGGGCAGATCGAGTGCACGATTAATGGTATCGGCGAACGAGCCGGCAACACTTCGCTTGAAGAAGTCGTCATGGCGATGCGGACGCGAAACGATTTCTACAATTGCGACACACGAGTCGACTCGAAACGGCTTGTCCCGGCAAGCCGACTGGTTTCAGCGGTTACAGGTATGCACGTGCAGCGGAACAAGGCGATCGTGGGCCGCAATGCGTTTGCTCATGAAGCCGGCATTCATCAGGACGGAATGCTGAAGGAACGTTCGACTTACGAAATCATGCGGCCGGAAGACGTCGGTTTTGCAGCAACGGATCTCGTGTTGGGCAAACACAGCGGCCGCGCGGCGTTGGCGGACCGGGCGAAGCAGCTTGGCTTTCAGCTGACCGGCGATCAGCTTCAGAGTATCTTCGGAAGATTCAAGAAACTCGCCGATCGCAAGAAAGAAATCTTTGACGGCGACATCGTTGCGTTGGTCCAGAACGAAATTCTGGCCAAGACCACCGAGCGTGAATGGACCCTGGTCACGTACACCGTTGAGCTGACTTACAAGTCGACGCCAAAAATCACGCTGACGCTGAAACGTGGCGAAGAGGAAAAAACGGTCGAAGTCTGCGATGGTTCGGGCGTGGTTGATGCTGCTTTCCTGGCCGTGCAACAAATCACGGGGATCGATCTGGATTGCAAAGAATTTCAGATCCAAAGTTCAACGCTGGGCCGCGATGCGAACGGCGAAGTCACGATTGAGACCGAGTACGAAGGCGAAATTTATCGCGGCCGAGCGGTTTCGATGGATTGTGTGGAAGCATCGATCAAGGCAATCCTGAACGCGACGAATCGCATTATCGCCACCTCCAAAGCGGGCGCATAA
- a CDS encoding IS701 family transposase codes for MDGTWIRQMKPALTRFLNRFSDCFSRKDTRAHMPTYVQGQLSNLARKSVEPIALAAGVPVRTLQEFLAQYAWNEDAVRDRLQQMVATERGSKRAIGVFDETSDVKKGTKTPGVQRQWCGKVGKTDNCMVTVHLAFAQDDFHCLLDGELFLPESWSEDRERCRVAGIPDEMVYQPKWKIALELYDRALSNGLEFEWITFDEGYGSKGPFLRALDAKAQLFIGEVPVSMTGWIKKPGLQHPPKDPCRGRPQKGARVAKDNPKAQPFRKLLEESTRFTNQSWERYRVKDGDKGPMVWEVKHAMIYRPDGKCVSSKRWHLLVARNPLKPDEIKYFLSNAPAATSVQKLLLVAFSRWHVERCFQDQKQDIGLDAWEGRKYLGLKRHMILSCVSYLFLTKMREKLGGKKIWVHRLSGSRRRIGTGPDLVA; via the coding sequence ATGGATGGTACTTGGATTCGTCAGATGAAACCAGCTTTGACACGTTTTCTGAATCGGTTCTCCGATTGTTTTAGTCGAAAAGATACCCGTGCTCATATGCCAACGTATGTTCAGGGTCAGCTATCAAACCTTGCTCGCAAGAGTGTTGAGCCCATTGCACTGGCTGCCGGAGTTCCCGTTCGCACGCTTCAGGAGTTTCTTGCTCAATACGCATGGAATGAAGACGCCGTGCGAGATCGTCTGCAACAGATGGTGGCAACGGAGCGCGGTAGCAAGCGTGCCATCGGCGTGTTTGACGAAACGAGCGATGTCAAGAAAGGCACCAAGACGCCTGGCGTTCAGCGTCAGTGGTGTGGCAAGGTTGGCAAGACCGATAACTGCATGGTGACGGTTCATCTTGCTTTTGCTCAGGATGACTTTCACTGCTTGCTTGATGGTGAGTTGTTCCTTCCTGAGAGCTGGTCTGAAGATCGCGAGCGTTGTCGCGTTGCCGGGATCCCCGACGAAATGGTGTATCAGCCAAAGTGGAAGATCGCACTGGAGCTTTACGATCGCGCGCTGTCCAACGGTCTGGAGTTTGAGTGGATCACCTTTGACGAAGGCTACGGCTCCAAAGGCCCGTTTTTACGAGCTCTTGATGCCAAAGCACAGTTATTCATCGGCGAGGTTCCGGTTTCAATGACCGGCTGGATCAAGAAACCCGGGCTCCAACATCCTCCCAAAGATCCGTGTCGTGGTCGGCCGCAAAAAGGTGCGCGAGTTGCCAAAGACAATCCCAAAGCTCAGCCGTTTCGCAAACTGCTGGAAGAATCCACGCGGTTCACGAATCAGTCATGGGAGCGTTATCGCGTCAAAGATGGAGATAAAGGTCCCATGGTCTGGGAAGTCAAGCATGCGATGATCTATCGTCCTGACGGCAAGTGTGTTTCGAGCAAGCGTTGGCACTTGTTGGTGGCTCGTAACCCACTCAAGCCGGATGAAATCAAGTACTTTCTCAGCAACGCGCCGGCTGCAACAAGCGTTCAAAAGTTGTTGCTCGTTGCCTTCAGCCGCTGGCATGTCGAACGTTGCTTCCAGGATCAAAAGCAGGACATTGGACTCGACGCCTGGGAGGGCCGGAAGTATCTCGGGCTCAAACGACACATGATTCTGTCGTGCGTAAGCTACCTGTTCTTGACGAAGATGCGAGAAAAGCTCGGGGGAAAAAAAATCTGGGTTCACCGTCTATCAGGTTCACGACGCCGTATCGGCACTGGTCCAGACTTGGTGGCTTAA
- a CDS encoding HEAT repeat domain-containing protein has protein sequence MDSPKYASGLRQMVLCAAFFAAGVTSQVGHAQQRIWTDASGTYKLEAELVEVTETETGLQAELLKPDGTRMAIQISKLCEADAELAKNYYEDSIKGAEKVPPAESIPAESSTAEQPSEKDESGGSDNSEDAPKMQALAEESIVSRPLAAPVSMAIGKLDNRNTTDIKFNPATAIRLEREMPRDEKGRPTENPIYLVEVTEQQLAFLQGNIRTIVDKLRDPKVAIDEKRRAIDSLRTLWPQGRHPGLLNVLINTLSHDDKYLRLAAIDLLANHDSDQSLIYIFARIDDISFDVRWRTYEILTQLRDPRIIPELCERLDGADRAKVSSVLQVFGETSAPLVHEWVNDDHDEVTLLNVCQLLGNIGDKTSLDVLAKLNTHSSLLVRAQAKNSIKQIRNRMAKRASNQPQRR, from the coding sequence ATGGATTCGCCAAAATACGCAAGCGGATTGCGACAAATGGTTCTTTGTGCAGCCTTCTTCGCGGCTGGTGTGACATCGCAAGTCGGTCACGCACAACAACGAATCTGGACCGACGCCTCCGGCACGTACAAGCTGGAGGCTGAGTTGGTCGAAGTGACTGAAACGGAAACTGGTTTGCAGGCTGAGCTGTTGAAACCGGATGGAACGCGGATGGCGATCCAGATTTCCAAGCTCTGTGAAGCGGATGCCGAGCTTGCGAAGAATTACTATGAGGATTCGATCAAGGGCGCTGAGAAAGTTCCGCCGGCCGAATCGATACCGGCAGAATCATCGACGGCAGAACAGCCGAGCGAAAAGGATGAATCCGGAGGGAGCGACAATTCTGAAGACGCTCCGAAAATGCAAGCCCTTGCTGAAGAGTCTATCGTCTCTCGTCCGCTTGCGGCGCCCGTCAGCATGGCGATTGGAAAGCTGGACAACCGGAATACAACTGACATCAAGTTTAATCCGGCTACAGCCATCCGGCTTGAACGTGAAATGCCTCGCGATGAAAAGGGACGGCCGACGGAGAACCCAATTTATCTGGTCGAAGTCACCGAACAGCAGTTGGCTTTTCTGCAGGGTAATATTCGCACAATCGTCGACAAGCTGCGTGACCCGAAAGTTGCGATTGATGAAAAACGTCGAGCCATCGATTCGTTGAGAACTCTATGGCCACAAGGCAGACATCCGGGGTTGCTCAATGTTTTAATTAACACGTTATCCCACGACGACAAGTACTTGCGGCTTGCTGCGATCGATCTGTTGGCGAATCACGACAGCGACCAGAGCCTGATTTATATTTTTGCCCGCATTGATGATATTTCTTTTGATGTCCGTTGGCGAACCTATGAAATTCTGACGCAACTGCGCGACCCGCGGATTATTCCGGAGCTCTGCGAGCGGCTTGACGGTGCAGATCGCGCGAAGGTGTCTAGCGTACTGCAAGTCTTTGGCGAAACTTCGGCTCCGCTGGTCCATGAATGGGTTAACGATGATCACGACGAAGTTACGCTGTTAAATGTCTGCCAGCTGCTAGGCAATATCGGCGACAAGACGTCTTTGGATGTGCTGGCGAAGCTCAACACCCACTCTTCGTTGCTGGTTCGTGCTCAGGCCAAGAACTCCATCAAGCAGATTCGGAATCGAATGGCCAAGCGTGCGTCAAATCAGCCTCAGCGTCGTTGA